A single Syngnathoides biaculeatus isolate LvHL_M chromosome 18, ASM1980259v1, whole genome shotgun sequence DNA region contains:
- the LOC133492286 gene encoding claudin-4-like — translation MASTGTQLLGSVLCLLGWAGVIISCLLPMWRVTAFVGSTIITSQTVWEGIWMSCVVQSTGQIQCKPYESMLALSGDLQAARTLTVLATVTGATGLVLAFVGGKCTRFLDREGAESKGRVAVAAGAVLVLTGLLCLIPTSWVAGAVVRKFYSAAIDAQRREIGACLYIGWGASLLLILGGGLFISSVCPFKAEPAQKSPSVRYLMARSSTGSLRRVPVTSPTGMAFGGPPGYRPAFAVSEPPGRTARGYAPGVEQNSDLSSALSSKSQLKRLDSTPSEQSGTPTTESQLKPERLERIKTLDSDGSRNEDFSSNLSKTYL, via the coding sequence ATGGCGTCGACGGGCACACAGCTGCTGGGGAGCGTTCTGTGCCTGCTGGGCTGGGCCGGCGTGATAATCAGCTGCCTGCTGCCCATGTGGCGGGTGACGGCGTTCGTGGGCAGCACCATCATCACATCTCAGACAGTATGGGAGGGCATCTGGATGAGCTGCGTGGTCCAGAGCACGGGCCAGATCCAGTGCAAGCCTTACGAGTCCATGTTGGCGCTGAGCGGGGACCTGCAGGCGGCCCGCACCCTCACCGTACTGGCCACCGTGACCGGCGCTACGGGCCTCGTCCTGGCCTTCGTCGGAGGCAAGTGCACCCGCTTCTTGGACCGGGAGGGGGCCGAGTCCAAAGGCAGGGTAGCGGTAGCGGCGGGGGCGGTTCTGGTGCTCACGGGATTGTTGTGTTTGATTCCGACCTCATGGGTTGCCGGGGCCGTGGTCCGGAAGTTCTACAGCGCCGCCATCGACGCTCAGCGGCGTGAGATTGGCGCCTGCCTCTACATCGGCTGGGGAGCGTCCCTCCTGCTCATCCTCGGAGGGGGGCTGTTCATCAGCTCCGTGTGTCCCTTCAAAGCGGAGCCCGCCCAAAAGAGCCCGTCCGTTCGATACCTGATGGCCCGCTCATCCACAGGGTCCCTACGAAGGGTCCCGGTGACGAGTCCGACGGGGATGGCTTTCGGCGGGCCTCCCGGCTACCGGCCGGCCTTCGCCGTGTCCGAGCCGCCCGGGAGGACCGCCCGGGGATACGCGCCCGGGGTCGAACAGAACTCTGACCTGTCCTCGGCTCTCTCCTCTAAGTCTCAGCTGAAGCGACTAGACTCTACACCCTCAGAGCAAAGCGGGACGCCTACTACCGAGTCTCAGCTGAAGCCGGAGCGGCTTGAGCGCATAAAGACTTTGGACTCTGACGGCAGCCGAAATGAGGACTTCTCCTCCAACCTTTCAAAGACCTACCTCTGA
- the LOC133492288 gene encoding claudin-4-like, giving the protein MLTQMQTGGVILGLLGLLGTGLICGLPAWKVSAFTGGDIVTAQVFWEGLWMNCVIQSTGHAQCKAYDSVLALPRDLQASRALVCVSLGVGVLALGLSVLGTRCTSFLRHDWPTKNNVGLSAGVAFVAAGVLCLAPVSLSAHAIVVGFFDPLPSEERRGELGAAIYVGWASGALLVIGGALVSSVYTC; this is encoded by the exons ATGTTGACCCAGATGCAGACGGGGGGCGTGATCCTGGGCCTGCTGGGCTTGCTGGGCACCGGCCTGATCTGCGGCCTGCCCGCCTGGAAGGTGTCTGCCTTCACGGGCGGCGACATCGTGACTGCGCAGGTGTTCTGGGAGGGCCTGTGGATGAACTGCGTGATCCAGAGCACGGGCCACGCGCAGTGCAAGGCTTACGACTCGGTCCTGGCGCTGCCTCGGGACCTGCAGGCCTCCAGGGCGCTG GTGTGCGTGTCGCTGGGCGTGGGCGTGTTGGCGCTGGGCCTGAGCGTGCTGGGCACCCGCTGCACGTCCTTCCTGCGCCACGATTGGCCCACCAAGAACAACGTGGGCCTGTCGGCGGGCGTGGCCTTCGTGGCGGCCGGCGTCCTTTGCCTGGCGCCCGTCAGCTTGTCGGCCCACGCCATCGTCGTGGGATTCTTCGACCCGCTGCCGTCGGAGGAGCGGCGCGGGGAGCTGGGCGCCGCCATCTACGTGGGCTGGGCCTCGGGGGCGTTGCTGGTCATCGGCGGCGCACTCGTGTCCTCGGTGTACACGTGCTGA